One Chloroflexota bacterium DNA segment encodes these proteins:
- a CDS encoding LppX_LprAFG lipoprotein produces MRWWKKLGLLVVAMALVACGNADVDAAKVASEGATAFESVNNFHFKLTVSEGEAAPLGDIIIIDADGDSIRPDKIQAKIKAKLAGAPIAVNINGIIIGADAWITPNPFNPTAFEKLEDTGGLETFSPAKGISDVLRGLKNPTFVEEAEIDGTATYHISGEVDAQSVSALTGGVAEAGTIKLDLWIGKDDKLLRQLVAVGRLVSTEKETIKRTLVVSKFNQTLTIEPPQ; encoded by the coding sequence ATGCGCTGGTGGAAAAAACTTGGCTTATTGGTGGTAGCAATGGCCTTGGTGGCCTGTGGCAACGCCGATGTCGATGCAGCAAAAGTGGCGAGCGAAGGTGCAACCGCCTTTGAAAGCGTCAACAATTTTCACTTTAAATTGACGGTCAGCGAAGGCGAAGCCGCACCTTTGGGCGATATTATCATCATCGATGCTGATGGCGATAGCATTCGCCCTGATAAAATTCAGGCTAAAATCAAGGCCAAATTGGCAGGCGCACCAATCGCCGTCAATATCAACGGCATCATCATCGGAGCCGATGCCTGGATCACGCCGAATCCGTTCAACCCAACCGCCTTCGAAAAATTGGAAGATACTGGCGGGCTTGAAACATTTTCGCCAGCCAAAGGTATTAGTGATGTGCTGCGCGGCCTCAAAAACCCAACGTTTGTCGAAGAGGCAGAAATCGACGGCACGGCAACCTATCATATCAGCGGCGAAGTTGATGCTCAAAGCGTCTCAGCGCTGACTGGCGGAGTGGCCGAGGCTGGTACAATTAAGCTCGATCTGTGGATTGGCAAAGACGACAAATTATTACGGCAATTGGTCGCAGTTGGCCGCTTGGTCAGCACCGAAAAAGAAACCATCAAGCGCACCTTGGTTGTTTCGAAATTCAACCAAACGCTCACAATCGAGCCACCACAATAG
- a CDS encoding metallophosphoesterase produces MVQASKQAINPWAKRLYQTGRWASNVVIWLVLWISCVAIIFLMIRYFSGAEWLSNLQGSAHFVAEFGMRLLMAAPFTLWLLLMLRPIRTRRWVVSHILKLAQRLRRQPKLQPTPAVDQPDREVQPITSPTMSAKPLSRRRFLVESGLVGGVVGYAMLIEPYQIQVREVNLPIANLPERFRGMRIAQMSDLHINAYTTSADLARAVAQINQLNPDMVLLTGDFVDWDARFADAATEPFRQLRAPEGIYSVLGNHDYYSGKIDTIKQAIQRHDLGLLVNQHTVLRRGADQLVLVGFDDPRHNRSGGPRLSPESINPEAALKGTPKNVARLAMVHNPVIVPHFVANYQLDVILSGHTHGGQFQVPILTDQLVGNAEYFVRGHYDLGKSQVYVNSGFGFTGPPLRFRSAPEITLINLVDAKA; encoded by the coding sequence ATGGTGCAAGCAAGCAAACAAGCAATTAATCCTTGGGCAAAACGTCTATATCAGACTGGTCGCTGGGCCAGCAACGTCGTTATTTGGCTGGTACTATGGATCAGTTGTGTAGCAATCATCTTTTTGATGATTCGCTATTTCAGCGGCGCAGAATGGCTAAGCAACCTACAAGGCTCGGCCCATTTTGTCGCCGAATTTGGCATGCGTCTGTTGATGGCAGCGCCATTTACGCTCTGGCTGTTGTTGATGTTGCGACCAATTCGCACCCGTCGCTGGGTCGTCAGCCACATTCTCAAATTGGCTCAACGCTTGCGCCGCCAGCCTAAGCTCCAGCCTACGCCAGCCGTTGATCAGCCAGATCGAGAAGTTCAACCTATAACTAGCCCAACTATGAGCGCAAAACCGCTCAGCCGCCGTCGATTTTTGGTCGAATCAGGGCTAGTTGGCGGTGTGGTCGGTTATGCGATGTTGATTGAGCCATATCAGATTCAGGTGCGTGAAGTTAATTTGCCAATCGCCAATTTGCCCGAACGTTTTCGCGGCATGCGCATCGCCCAAATGAGCGATTTGCATATCAATGCCTACACCACCAGCGCCGATTTGGCCCGTGCTGTGGCCCAAATCAACCAACTTAATCCCGATATGGTGCTGCTCACTGGCGATTTTGTTGATTGGGATGCGCGATTTGCTGATGCCGCCACCGAGCCATTCCGCCAGCTGCGTGCACCTGAAGGCATTTATTCGGTGCTCGGCAACCACGATTACTACAGCGGCAAGATCGATACAATCAAACAAGCCATTCAACGCCACGATTTAGGCCTGTTGGTCAATCAGCATACAGTTCTACGCCGTGGCGCTGATCAATTGGTCTTGGTAGGCTTTGATGATCCACGGCATAATCGTAGCGGCGGGCCACGGCTCAGCCCTGAGAGCATCAATCCTGAAGCGGCCTTGAAAGGTACACCAAAAAATGTTGCCCGCCTGGCGATGGTACATAATCCGGTGATTGTGCCGCATTTTGTCGCCAACTACCAACTTGATGTGATCCTATCGGGGCATACCCATGGCGGCCAATTCCAAGTGCCGATTCTCACCGATCAGTTGGTTGGCAATGCTGAATACTTTGTGCGCGGCCATTATGATTTGGGCAAATCACAGGTTTATGTCAATAGCGGTTTTGGCTTTACCGGGCCGCCGCTGCGGTTTCGTTCGGCTCCAGAAATTACATTAATCAATTTAGTTGATGCCAAAGCCTAG
- the aroF gene encoding 3-deoxy-7-phosphoheptulonate synthase: MLVVMDAHATPEDIQAVCTVIEDMGLQANTMPGPTRTAIGITGNKGAIAEAARLKLMPGVRDVIRVTAPYKLVSREYREADTIIEINGVQIGGPALVVMAGPCSVEGREQLLSTAEAVKAAGATILRGGAFKPRTSPYSFQGMGEDGLKLLAEARELTGMPVITEVMDTEQVDLVAEYADILQLGARNMQNFALLKRVGRTRRPVMLKRGLSSTVKDWLLSAEYIMAEGNQAVILCERGIRTFDDHSRGTFDLSVVPVLRELTHLPIIVDPSHATGRWQSILPMARAGIASGADGLMIEVHPNPAEAWSDGEQSLLPERFVELMDQVERIADAMDRPIQGRTKAATV, from the coding sequence ATGTTAGTTGTCATGGACGCACACGCTACACCTGAGGATATTCAAGCTGTTTGTACAGTGATCGAGGACATGGGTTTGCAGGCCAACACCATGCCCGGCCCAACCCGCACAGCAATCGGGATTACCGGCAATAAAGGGGCAATTGCCGAAGCTGCGCGGCTTAAATTGATGCCTGGCGTGCGCGATGTGATTCGCGTCACCGCACCCTATAAATTGGTCAGCCGTGAGTATCGCGAAGCAGACACGATTATTGAAATTAATGGTGTGCAAATTGGTGGGCCTGCACTGGTGGTGATGGCTGGACCATGCTCGGTCGAAGGCCGCGAGCAATTGCTCAGCACTGCCGAGGCGGTCAAAGCTGCGGGAGCCACAATTTTGCGTGGTGGCGCTTTCAAGCCACGCACCTCGCCCTACAGCTTCCAAGGCATGGGCGAAGATGGGCTGAAACTATTAGCCGAAGCGCGTGAACTCACCGGCATGCCGGTGATCACCGAAGTGATGGATACCGAGCAAGTTGATTTGGTCGCCGAATACGCCGATATTTTGCAGCTTGGCGCACGCAATATGCAAAATTTTGCCTTGCTCAAGCGGGTTGGCCGCACTCGTCGCCCAGTCATGCTCAAGCGCGGGCTTTCTTCAACCGTCAAAGATTGGCTGCTTTCGGCTGAATACATCATGGCCGAAGGCAACCAAGCGGTCATTCTGTGCGAACGCGGCATCCGCACCTTCGACGACCACTCACGCGGCACGTTCGATTTGAGCGTGGTTCCGGTGTTGCGCGAATTGACCCACTTGCCGATTATCGTCGATCCCAGCCATGCAACTGGCCGCTGGCAGAGTATTTTGCCAATGGCTCGTGCTGGCATCGCATCGGGTGCTGATGGCTTGATGATCGAAGTGCATCCTAACCCCGCCGAAGCATGGTCAGATGGCGAGCAATCGCTCTTGCCCGAACGCTTCGTCGAATTGATGGATCAAGTCGAACGGATTGCCGATGCCATGGATCGACCAATTCAAGGCCGTACCAAAGCAGCCACAGTTTAG
- the mfd gene encoding transcription-repair coupling factor, with translation MTDHVDTLLADIQALFASEPQLKAALATAQPNTTRTITPVPSAARRIVAAIATLQHRSSLLIAATPDAAVRMHADLTAWLGENVMLFPPTDTLPYEHMSADIGIVAQRLAVLGRLHASEPICVVASVKALMQPTMTPEEFQFATRLLRQGDQHDPRKLLAHWVSLGYRVGPTAEQPGDLSQRGGIIDIFPPTSERPIRLEFWDDQLESLRIYDPISQRSDKRVRQIQISPAHEIPFWRRTEAIKRIEQLQIASLRREVQHEWATAREHLETGQRFEGRAFYAPFFRTPHEAVEAGLWQHLPASAIILLSEEHELNAQGIELQSHADLVRNTQIENNELPPDFPFPLIAWTFIRRSIQRWSCLNLSNQPIADDQNDGFVHEINTFSQAASYGGQTDRLFEDLRERLVGGERVVLISPQASRLRELASQHNLALIGEEDGPDVDDPPFQSGTIIIRHGNLSGGFSSDPLRLTILSDSEIFGWQQRRALSTRARKQRTESDRTAFLQSLKVGDYVVHIEHGIAQYEGLSRIEASGAEREFLVLRYASGDKLYVPVDQVDRVSRYIGAGEGKPTLTRLGTSDWERAKRKVRADVEELATELLDLYAARQLVEGFAYSSDSSWQRELEDSFPYTETDDQLRAIEEVKSDMENTRPMDRLICGDVGFGKTEVALRAAFKAVQDGRQVAVLVPTTVLAQQHFETFSRRMQMFPVRIEMLSRFRSASQQKSITERIAKGEIDIVVGTHRILSSDIHFKQLGLVIIDEEQRFGVKDKERLKKLRHEIDVLTLTATPIPRTMHMALSGIRDLSVIDTPPDDRMPIKTYVQPYNEMLVRDAILRELGRNGQAYFVHNRVQSIYTVANRIQKLVPEARIGVGHGQMPEKALEKVILQFFEGLFDVFVCTTIIESGIDVPSANTMIIDDATTYGLAQLYQLRGRVGRSTQRGYAYMFYNPTKAMGEEAQKRLEAIQEATELGAGFRIAMRDLEIRGTGNLLGAEQSGNITTIGFDLYSRLLSQAVERVREERKRGQQQKTGEQKAQRARAVEALRRAAVVSARSSFSGDVDDPVLPDAMVSIDLPINAYLPQNYVDDEPLRLRVYQHIAEARSTRDIRMLRQELEDRFGPVPEPAARLLDLLTIKVLALQAGVISIISDDNEITVRLPKSVYLDREQLQRESPRGVVIGPQLARLDRRVLRDDWEVVLRQLLEALNKIGN, from the coding sequence ATGACAGATCATGTTGATACTTTGCTAGCCGATATTCAGGCGCTCTTTGCCAGCGAGCCGCAGCTTAAAGCAGCCTTGGCAACAGCCCAACCCAATACAACCCGCACAATCACGCCTGTACCAAGTGCAGCACGCCGCATCGTCGCAGCCATCGCGACCCTGCAACATCGTAGCAGTTTGTTGATTGCGGCCACACCTGATGCCGCAGTACGCATGCACGCCGACCTAACTGCATGGCTCGGCGAGAACGTCATGCTCTTTCCACCGACCGATACGCTGCCCTACGAGCATATGTCGGCGGATATTGGGATTGTAGCGCAACGTTTGGCAGTGCTAGGGCGCTTGCATGCTAGCGAACCGATCTGCGTGGTTGCTTCGGTCAAAGCCTTGATGCAGCCCACCATGACTCCTGAAGAGTTTCAGTTTGCTACGCGCTTGTTGCGCCAAGGCGACCAGCATGATCCACGCAAGTTGCTCGCCCACTGGGTCAGTTTGGGCTATCGGGTTGGGCCAACAGCCGAGCAACCAGGTGATCTCAGTCAGCGCGGCGGCATTATCGATATTTTTCCGCCAACCAGCGAGCGCCCAATTCGGCTCGAATTTTGGGATGATCAACTTGAAAGTTTGCGCATTTACGACCCGATTTCGCAGCGCTCAGATAAACGGGTGCGCCAGATTCAAATCAGCCCAGCTCATGAAATTCCCTTTTGGCGACGAACCGAGGCGATCAAACGGATCGAGCAGTTGCAAATTGCCAGCTTGCGCCGCGAAGTGCAACATGAATGGGCCACCGCCCGCGAACACCTTGAAACTGGCCAGCGCTTCGAAGGTCGAGCCTTTTATGCCCCATTCTTTCGCACGCCCCACGAAGCGGTCGAGGCTGGGCTATGGCAGCATTTGCCAGCCTCGGCGATCATCTTGCTTTCCGAAGAGCATGAATTGAATGCCCAAGGCATTGAATTGCAAAGCCATGCCGATTTGGTGCGCAACACGCAAATTGAAAATAATGAATTACCGCCTGATTTTCCGTTCCCATTAATCGCCTGGACCTTTATTCGGCGGTCGATTCAACGCTGGAGTTGCCTCAACCTCAGCAATCAGCCAATCGCCGATGATCAAAACGATGGCTTTGTGCATGAAATTAATACATTTAGCCAAGCTGCGTCGTATGGCGGCCAAACTGATCGGCTGTTTGAGGATCTGCGCGAACGCTTGGTTGGCGGCGAACGAGTGGTGTTGATTTCACCACAGGCTAGTCGGCTGCGCGAATTGGCCAGCCAACACAATTTAGCCCTAATTGGCGAAGAAGATGGCCCTGATGTTGACGATCCGCCATTTCAAAGCGGCACGATCATTATTCGCCATGGCAATTTATCAGGTGGGTTTAGCAGCGATCCATTGCGCTTAACGATTTTAAGCGATAGTGAGATTTTTGGCTGGCAGCAACGCCGAGCACTCTCAACCCGTGCCCGCAAACAGCGCACCGAAAGCGATCGCACGGCATTTTTACAATCGCTCAAAGTTGGCGATTATGTGGTGCATATCGAGCATGGCATCGCTCAATACGAGGGTTTATCACGGATCGAGGCTAGCGGCGCTGAACGCGAGTTTTTGGTGTTGCGCTACGCTTCGGGCGATAAATTGTATGTGCCAGTCGATCAGGTCGATCGGGTATCACGCTATATCGGCGCAGGCGAAGGCAAGCCAACCCTCACCCGTTTGGGAACCTCAGATTGGGAACGCGCCAAACGCAAAGTACGTGCCGATGTTGAAGAACTTGCGACTGAATTGCTCGATTTATACGCAGCTCGTCAGTTAGTCGAGGGCTTTGCCTACAGCAGCGATAGCTCGTGGCAACGCGAACTCGAAGATAGTTTTCCCTATACCGAGACCGACGATCAACTTCGGGCAATCGAAGAAGTCAAAAGCGACATGGAAAATACTCGCCCAATGGATCGGCTGATCTGTGGCGATGTCGGCTTTGGCAAAACCGAAGTTGCGCTACGTGCTGCCTTCAAAGCGGTGCAAGATGGCCGCCAAGTTGCGGTGCTTGTGCCGACCACCGTGCTAGCCCAACAACATTTCGAAACTTTCTCGCGGCGCATGCAAATGTTTCCTGTGCGGATCGAAATGCTCTCACGCTTTCGCTCAGCATCACAGCAAAAATCAATCACCGAACGCATCGCCAAGGGTGAAATTGATATTGTGGTCGGCACGCATCGGATTTTATCAAGCGATATCCATTTTAAGCAGCTTGGCTTGGTGATTATCGACGAAGAACAACGCTTTGGAGTTAAAGATAAAGAGCGGCTTAAAAAATTGCGCCATGAAATTGATGTACTGACATTAACTGCCACGCCGATTCCGCGCACCATGCACATGGCCTTGTCGGGTATTCGCGATTTGAGCGTGATCGATACACCGCCCGACGATCGCATGCCAATTAAAACCTATGTGCAACCCTACAACGAAATGTTGGTGCGCGATGCGATTTTGCGCGAATTAGGGCGCAATGGCCAAGCCTATTTTGTGCATAACCGGGTGCAATCAATTTATACGGTCGCCAATCGGATTCAAAAATTAGTGCCCGAAGCCCGAATTGGGGTTGGCCATGGCCAAATGCCCGAAAAAGCGCTCGAAAAGGTTATTCTGCAATTTTTCGAAGGCTTGTTTGATGTCTTTGTGTGTACGACGATTATCGAAAGCGGCATCGACGTGCCCAGCGCCAACACCATGATTATTGATGATGCGACGACGTATGGCCTAGCCCAACTCTATCAATTGCGTGGGCGAGTTGGCCGCTCAACCCAGCGCGGCTATGCCTATATGTTCTACAACCCCACCAAAGCCATGGGCGAAGAAGCGCAAAAACGGCTTGAGGCAATTCAAGAGGCTACCGAATTGGGCGCTGGCTTCCGCATCGCCATGCGCGACCTAGAAATTCGCGGCACTGGCAATCTGCTTGGGGCTGAACAATCGGGCAATATCACCACGATTGGTTTTGATCTCTACTCGCGCTTGCTTTCGCAGGCTGTCGAGCGCGTGCGCGAAGAACGCAAACGCGGCCAACAGCAAAAAACTGGCGAACAAAAAGCCCAACGCGCTCGTGCAGTCGAAGCCCTACGCCGAGCAGCGGTAGTTTCAGCCCGCAGCAGTTTTAGCGGCGATGTCGATGATCCAGTCTTGCCCGATGCGATGGTCAGCATTGATCTGCCGATTAATGCCTACTTGCCGCAAAATTATGTTGATGATGAACCGCTGCGTTTGCGCGTCTATCAACATATTGCCGAGGCTCGCTCCACCCGCGATATTCGTATGTTACGCCAAGAATTAGAAGATCGCTTTGGACCTGTGCCTGAGCCAGCCGCCCGCCTGCTCGATTTGCTGACAATCAAAGTTTTGGCCTTACAAGCAGGTGTAATTTCGATTATTTCTGATGATAATGAAATAACTGTGCGCTTGCCCAAGAGCGTCTATCTTGATCGCGAACAACTTCAGCGCGAATCACCACGCGGCGTAGTAATCGGCCCGCAGTTGGCGCGGCTTGATCGGCGGGTGTTGCGCGATGATTGGGAAGTTGTCTTGCGGCAATTACTCGAAGCACTCAACAAAATTGGCAATTAA
- a CDS encoding Crp/Fnr family transcriptional regulator, protein MPIDGYGLMQRNFQQLAPIPPEQMQACLSLFKPRFLDAEQIWLHAGETTHEVGFLADGLLRFYYLTVDGEDWTKSFCLPGDLIGGYRALLLNEPCQFTIETLLPSHYLVANYTDFAALTAQHPCWDRLLRRVAEGLFIKKEQRESSLLLDDATTRYQRFLADFAGVAGVIKQYHIASYLGITPVSLSRIRRQLRDD, encoded by the coding sequence ATGCCAATCGATGGATATGGATTAATGCAGCGCAATTTTCAGCAGCTTGCGCCAATTCCGCCTGAGCAAATGCAGGCTTGCTTAAGTTTGTTCAAGCCGCGTTTTCTTGATGCTGAGCAGATTTGGCTGCATGCTGGTGAGACAACCCATGAAGTGGGATTTTTGGCCGATGGCTTGCTGCGCTTCTACTACTTAACTGTCGACGGCGAGGACTGGACGAAATCGTTTTGTCTGCCTGGCGATTTAATTGGTGGTTATCGGGCTTTATTGCTGAACGAACCATGTCAATTTACGATTGAAACCCTGTTGCCAAGCCATTATTTAGTTGCCAATTATACTGATTTTGCTGCCCTGACCGCCCAGCACCCCTGCTGGGATCGCTTGTTGCGGCGGGTGGCTGAAGGCTTGTTTATCAAAAAAGAACAGCGCGAAAGTAGCCTGTTGCTTGATGATGCGACTACCCGCTATCAACGCTTCTTGGCTGATTTCGCAGGTGTGGCAGGTGTGATCAAGCAATATCACATAGCTTCGTATTTAGGAATTACCCCGGTTAGTTTGAGCCGCATTCGTCGCCAATTGCGTGACGATTAA
- a CDS encoding SDR family oxidoreductase, producing MQTTGHTVLITGGAAGIGRALALRFAQAGNHVIAVGRDAQKLAELKATQPAITTIQADLAQASERQRLAEQVPSISILINNAGVQYHGDLIEQQYAHVERDQEIAINLTAPIDLIQRFLPTLQQQPAAAIINVSSGLALVPKQQAPIYCATKAGIHIFTKALRWQLEQTRVRVFEIIPPLVDTAMTAGRGKGKISPEALVEEFWRGFSRDKYQLAIGKVKLLIQLQRFVPSVADRLMRYGR from the coding sequence ATGCAAACCACAGGTCATACAGTCTTAATTACGGGCGGTGCAGCCGGGATTGGCCGAGCCTTAGCTTTGCGTTTTGCCCAAGCAGGCAACCACGTGATTGCGGTTGGTCGCGATGCCCAAAAATTGGCTGAACTCAAGGCAACTCAGCCAGCGATCACCACAATTCAAGCTGATTTAGCCCAAGCAAGTGAGCGTCAACGCTTGGCCGAGCAAGTTCCAAGTATCTCAATTTTAATTAACAATGCTGGGGTGCAATATCATGGCGATTTGATCGAGCAGCAATATGCCCACGTTGAGCGCGATCAAGAAATTGCGATTAATTTAACTGCACCAATTGATTTGATTCAGCGCTTTTTGCCCACGCTGCAACAGCAACCAGCAGCGGCGATCATCAATGTTTCATCGGGTTTGGCCTTGGTTCCCAAGCAACAAGCACCGATTTATTGCGCTACTAAAGCTGGAATCCATATTTTTACCAAGGCGCTGCGCTGGCAACTAGAGCAAACGCGGGTACGGGTGTTTGAGATCATTCCGCCATTGGTCGATACCGCGATGACTGCTGGCCGTGGTAAGGGCAAAATTAGCCCCGAAGCTTTGGTTGAGGAGTTTTGGCGGGGTTTTAGCCGCGATAAGTATCAATTGGCAATTGGTAAAGTCAAATTACTGATTCAATTACAGCGCTTTGTGCCAAGCGTGGCCGATCGTTTGATGCGCTATGGGCGGTAA
- a CDS encoding peptide ABC transporter substrate-binding protein, whose translation MFERSKRLAAIVLTSAILAACGSGTSTTQPTTGSSEATAVVEPGTDTGSQPSSDGIVIIGMSQSPDTLFGMESQSSATTQVLNSVQPACVTTLSYDYQPVCFAELPTFENGGAVEEMVTVDQSYTGPFVIENELITDTSVLTGPIELPQVKVTWKLIDGITWEDGTPVTADDFLFAAELYANPGTKVASRFTIEHTAKYEKVDNQTFSWYGVPGYQDSTYFLNYAGGALGPEPKHVLGSVDAATIGGSDYASKPLAYGPYKIDEYVPQERVTLSANPNYWRAKQGLPKISNVIYKFVTSEDQILQQLQSGEIDVVGQIGLSLGQAPSLDELQAGAEFDIQYVPATVWEHIDFAVERGDGVATPFADAKVRQAVAYAINRQEIIDQVLFGKTVAMNSFMPDDHWAYPSDTSVINPYAFDPSKAIQLLNEAGWVAGDDGILVKDGQPFTIEFFTTEGNATRQSVAQLVQEYLRDVGINAELKFVPGTDALFKNGEEGILAGRRYDMALYAWVSGPEPSTPLYLCSQVPTAANGYAGQNNTGYCNPDYDKVALESQSIIERAGRLPLLSQAQQIFNRDLPTLPLYQRINVGAARKTISGFKLDPTSQQDFYNIETWELAQ comes from the coding sequence ATGTTCGAACGAAGCAAACGCTTAGCCGCCATCGTGCTTACTAGCGCGATTTTGGCAGCATGCGGTAGCGGCACCAGCACCACACAACCAACTACTGGCAGCAGCGAGGCAACCGCCGTCGTTGAACCAGGTACTGATACTGGGTCGCAACCCAGCAGCGATGGCATTGTAATCATTGGGATGAGCCAATCGCCAGATACCTTATTTGGGATGGAATCGCAATCGAGTGCTACCACCCAAGTGTTAAACTCAGTGCAACCAGCCTGCGTAACCACCCTCAGCTACGATTATCAGCCAGTCTGTTTCGCTGAATTGCCCACCTTTGAAAATGGCGGCGCAGTCGAAGAAATGGTAACAGTTGATCAAAGCTACACTGGCCCATTCGTGATCGAGAATGAACTGATCACTGATACCAGCGTTTTGACTGGGCCAATCGAATTGCCCCAAGTTAAAGTTACTTGGAAGTTGATCGATGGCATTACTTGGGAAGATGGCACGCCAGTAACCGCCGATGACTTTTTGTTTGCCGCTGAGTTGTATGCCAACCCAGGCACCAAAGTTGCCAGCCGCTTCACCATCGAGCACACCGCCAAATACGAAAAAGTTGATAATCAAACTTTCTCATGGTATGGCGTGCCAGGCTATCAAGATTCAACCTATTTCTTGAACTACGCTGGTGGCGCACTTGGCCCTGAACCCAAACATGTACTCGGCAGTGTCGATGCAGCAACCATTGGTGGTAGCGATTACGCCAGCAAGCCCTTGGCCTATGGCCCTTACAAAATCGACGAATATGTGCCCCAAGAACGGGTCACGCTGAGCGCTAATCCAAATTATTGGAGAGCAAAACAAGGCCTGCCCAAAATTAGCAACGTAATCTATAAATTCGTCACCAGCGAAGATCAAATTTTGCAACAATTACAATCAGGCGAAATTGATGTCGTTGGCCAAATTGGCTTATCGTTAGGTCAAGCTCCATCACTTGATGAATTGCAAGCAGGCGCTGAATTCGATATCCAATATGTACCCGCCACGGTTTGGGAACATATTGACTTTGCGGTTGAGCGCGGCGATGGCGTTGCTACTCCATTTGCCGATGCCAAAGTGCGGCAAGCAGTCGCTTATGCAATCAACCGCCAAGAAATCATCGATCAAGTGTTGTTTGGCAAAACCGTTGCCATGAATAGTTTCATGCCTGATGATCACTGGGCCTACCCCAGCGATACCAGCGTGATCAACCCTTATGCCTTTGATCCCAGCAAAGCGATTCAATTGCTCAATGAAGCTGGCTGGGTTGCAGGCGATGACGGCATTTTGGTCAAAGATGGTCAACCATTCACGATCGAATTCTTCACCACCGAAGGCAACGCGACGCGTCAATCAGTCGCCCAATTGGTCCAAGAATACTTGCGCGATGTTGGGATTAATGCTGAATTGAAGTTTGTGCCTGGCACCGATGCCTTGTTCAAAAATGGCGAAGAAGGCATCTTGGCTGGTCGCCGCTACGATATGGCGTTGTATGCCTGGGTCAGTGGCCCTGAGCCATCAACTCCATTGTATTTGTGCAGCCAAGTGCCAACCGCAGCCAATGGGTATGCTGGTCAAAACAACACTGGCTACTGTAACCCCGATTACGATAAAGTAGCGCTCGAAAGCCAAAGCATTATCGAGCGGGCTGGCCGCTTGCCATTGCTCAGCCAAGCCCAACAAATCTTCAACCGCGATTTACCAACCTTGCCGTTATATCAACGGATCAACGTCGGGGCTGCTCGCAAAACGATCAGCGGCTTCAAGCTCGACCCAACCAGCCAACAAGATTTCTACAACATCGAAACCTGGGAATTAGCCCAATAA
- a CDS encoding MBL fold metallo-hydrolase → MFEPITTDLYRVPIPVPLPLKYVNCYLLKADHGWVVIDTGMRYAQAEQTWQATFEQLGIAWSQIKKIIVTHYHPDHYGMAGWMAERSGASVWMSPIEIQSVQRAWYQPLPDAADHLADFFELHGMPDDLNRQIWQHTMDASQYVDPKPLLQPLDMRQPLQLGQRSWQLLHAPGHADGQLCLYDAADQLLIVADHVLADITPNISLWPEAKRDPLADYLASLNEFAALDVRLALAGHRKPIMAFRERCHEIAQHHDQRLDLMHQYASTGKTAFEVCEFAFGVTTLSAHQLRFAITETLAHLVYLEGQGRLQREQRARQIIFLDQH, encoded by the coding sequence ATGTTTGAACCAATCACCACTGATCTCTATCGGGTGCCAATTCCTGTGCCGTTGCCACTCAAATATGTCAATTGCTACTTGCTCAAAGCTGATCATGGCTGGGTCGTGATCGATACGGGCATGCGCTATGCTCAAGCTGAGCAAACATGGCAAGCAACCTTTGAGCAATTGGGGATTGCATGGTCACAGATTAAGAAAATTATCGTGACCCACTATCACCCTGACCATTATGGTATGGCGGGCTGGATGGCCGAGCGCAGTGGAGCCAGCGTTTGGATGTCACCAATTGAAATTCAAAGCGTGCAACGTGCGTGGTATCAACCATTGCCCGATGCGGCTGATCATTTGGCCGATTTTTTCGAACTGCACGGCATGCCCGATGATCTCAATCGCCAAATTTGGCAACACACCATGGATGCAAGCCAATATGTTGATCCCAAGCCGCTGCTTCAACCACTCGATATGAGGCAACCGTTGCAGCTTGGGCAACGCTCGTGGCAACTCTTGCACGCACCAGGCCACGCCGATGGGCAGCTCTGTTTATACGATGCCGCCGATCAGCTATTAATTGTGGCTGACCATGTGTTGGCCGATATTACACCCAACATCAGCCTTTGGCCCGAAGCCAAACGCGACCCATTGGCCGATTATTTGGCATCATTAAACGAATTTGCAGCACTCGATGTACGCTTGGCCTTAGCTGGGCATCGCAAGCCAATTATGGCCTTTCGTGAACGTTGCCACGAAATCGCGCAGCATCATGATCAGCGGCTTGATTTGATGCACCAATACGCTAGCACAGGCAAAACCGCCTTTGAAGTCTGCGAATTTGCCTTTGGTGTAACCACGCTTTCAGCCCATCAACTACGCTTCGCAATCACCGAAACCTTGGCCCATCTGGTTTATTTAGAGGGTCAAGGGCGTTTGCAGCGCGAACAACGGGCTAGACAGATTATCTTTCTTGATCAACACTAA